The DNA sequence GCGGCTGGGTTTCCTGGCCGTTCTGTGGCTGTTCGTGATCGTGGCCGTGCAGGTCATCCGGAGTGACCTGTTCGGAACGCGCGTCACCCAGCGCGGTTCCCGACGGGAGGCCGGCCGGCAGCAGCAGGCCGCCCGCCAGGCGCCGCCGCCGCAGCGCCAGCAGTCCGGCGGCGGCCGCCGCGGCCGCAACACCCCCACCAAGCTGGTCGTGACCGAGGGCACCCTCACCGGCACCACCGTCGCCCTCCAGGGCCAGACCATCACGCTGGGCCGGGC is a window from the Streptomyces capillispiralis genome containing:
- a CDS encoding FHA domain-containing protein FhaB/FipA, encoding MSELTLTVMRLGFLAVLWLFVIVAVQVIRSDLFGTRVTQRGSRREAGRQQQAARQAPPPQRQQSGGGRRGRNTPTKLVVTEGTLTGTTVALQGQTITLGRAHDSTIVLDDDYASSRHARIYPDRDGQWIVEDLGSTNGTYLDRTRLTTPTPISLGAPIRIGKTVIELRK